tttcaaaaggtttgtcaaagttgggtaaagcaagcacgggagcatgcgtaagcaaattcttaagctcattgaatgcgctatcttgagatggtccccaaacaaagggtgcattcttgttgctcaaagcatgtaaaggagatgcaatggtgctaaaatccttcacaaagcgacggtaAAAAccagctaaaccaagaaaactacgcacttgttgcaaattggttggttggggccaagttttaatagcattgattttagattcatcaacatgaacacccttagaagatactacaaaacccaagaaaacaagcttgtcaacaccaaaaaggcatttttccatattagcataaagacgctcttttcgaagagtttgaagcacggtgcgaaggtgggtgacatgctctttgagagattttctaaacacaaggatatcgtcaaagtagaccacagcaaactcaccaatgtaaaggcgaaacacataatgcataaggcgcatgaaagtaccgggtgcttccgatcaacccataggcatgactaaccactcatacaaactaaactttgttttgaaagcggttttccattcatcaccctcttgtatgcgtatttgatagtaaccacttttaatatcaattttggagaaaatagtggcaccgctaagttcatctagcatatcgtcaaggcgtggaatggggtacctatagcgaacggtgatagcattgattgGTCTACAgttggaacacatgcgaaagctaccgtctctttttggcacaagaatgaccggtataacacaaggactcaaactttcacgcacatgtccatgatctatgagatgctttacttgcctttgtatttctttggtttcttcggggttgactcggtagggagccttgtttggatgtggcgctccggggatgaggtcgatgcggtgctcgatgcctcgtagtggaggtagacctggaggtagctcatcggggaaaacatcttgaaattcttgCAATAAAGAAGAGAACACCAAAGGTaaattgtgagaggtgttagtttttggtgcctcgtccttgcacaataggacatatgtaggacacttgatgggttctcacacacttctctcatctcacgtttggtggcaaataggactaagtttgtCTTGTCACTCATTGTGGAGGCACtgaattttggcttgtggcgctcactctctttttggtggttcgctctctcactattttctccaCGATGGGTAGCTTGCTTGTcagcgagcacttggcttggagacatcgGTCGTAGCACAAACTcccttcctttcatcttgaagctagtGGTTTGTGtgtccgttgtggatgacacctcggtcaaattgaatggccgtccaagaaggaggtggcacacggtcatcgggatgacatcacactccaaagtgtcttcgtaagctccgatattgaaagaaacttgtactctatgctcgatTTGCAAAGTGCCagtgtcacttagccattgaaccgtgtaggggtgcgggtgcttcatcttgaccaattgaagcttggagcatagttcttcgcttgctaagttatggcaactccctccatcgatgatgaccttgacagaccttccattgatgccggcctttgtgtggaagatatggcatctttggtctttgtcttgttgatgttgaagagtcaagaccttggagacaacaagagcggggcttgaatcttcatcgcaaaagacttgatcatcttcatcttcgttgttcacttgacggtgcatggccacttgctcaagggcttccatttctccttcactcattgaatcataggttccgtcgtcgttgaggatcatggtgcgcttgtttgtgcactcaaaggacttgtggcctcggcctccgcatgtgaagcatttgaagcaacttgtcttgatggtctcatcggttcgggtagatgatgatgaagctttcggcttgaagtaggaggacgacttgagcttgtcgaagttttcttataacttgacttgtcgccgttgcttgtagatggcttggttgaggtagaaggtgctGGAGTCGTTggagcttgattgttggagaagccatagtaCTTGGATGAAAACTTGGCGTATTTAatgtcatcttgcacttgacgttccgttttggtagcttggtgcacgagctcgatgaggttcgagtatggttggaagtcggcgatcttcttgataggatgattgagtccattcaagaaacgggccatgatttgctcatcatcttccatgacattggctcgtatcatggcaatctccatttccttgtagtactcttcaacgctcttggttccttgcttgaggagttggagtttcttgaagaggtcgcggttgtagtagttaggcacaaaacgtgctctcatgacatccttcatttgcgcccaagtagtgatgggtggttctcctcttgcctctcggctctcaatgacttgttcccaccaaatgaggacgtaatcttggaattcaagggatgccatcgctatCTTCTtgtcttcttcgtagttgtgcaagcagaagattttgtcaaccttcaatgcccacgatatgtactcttcggggtcattgcttccggtgaacttgggcatggtgaactttagctttccgtatcgttgctcttcattgtgttggggtcggggatgatgacgcccatgtcggtgaggattgacaatctcatgtagctcttggcgaggagggttgtcggaCTCATGTTGCTCTCGTCTTGGAGGAGTTCCATTGTCGTCTTACTCTCGtcgaacttgatgttcttggcgagcttgtggaggagcttgtcgatgcacacgtgcttggaaaatcctctcttgggcttcatcgcgaagtgcttcttgatgtagacgAGCTTGTTAGCCTCGGCTGGctatggctcgacttgaatctcgaagggcacgttgcgcctcaagttcTTGAGCTTCACGAAGTTGTTGTTCTTGGTGttgtgcctcggcgtcttgtgcatcttgatgttgtcgcgctcgttcctcttgttcttgttgtcgttggcgttgccgttcttttgcttgcgcgaatgtagcttggttttgacgatgtctatgctcttgagagtcggtgtcgtgtagaggattgcggtttgcttgacgatcttgacgcgcggcacgatgaagagtgttcgatgtcggggtacttgagccggagatagtgtcgtcggagtgtcaactcaagcggctccttcttgagtaggacaaagtggtagaagagcggttgaccaacaaggcacgaatctcatccattcttgtgTCATTCTTATGCTTGTactcgtcgagcttgtggtcgaagtagtctcttgtgcgttgctcgaagagtcgcaagtcggtggcgaggttgtcgatgcggttgcTCATTGCTAGTTGCTCTTCATGCAAGGCTCGTTGTGTACCAAAGAGGTGTAgtttggtgacgtagttgttcgggtcGTCGTCTTTCTtaaggaagagtgggttggtagaagtacttggcctatccatcattccaaacgaaaatatgtgagtgggagaaagagaagaacttataccaaatgtaccttgaccgatgttgaaaatggatcaatgatcactccaatgtggaacaaggaaatagcacaattggtaccaattcttgtcggtttctcacacctacacaagtaaaagcttatggtggagctcggttaggatggtggcacaaaatttgatgcaattggaagtgagactcaataatgttggaaaagattcgcaaatttgcaaaatgcaacaagtagaccaatagcaaaatgtggtacacggaaacacacacgcaaatagatagatggggttgtgcaaccaaggaatgagccaaaatgtggagtccaagaaaatgctcttgttgcacaacactagagagactctagcacgattgcacaataggcggatacaaacttgtgcacaacctactaagcaaaaatgcaacgacttctatccaagtatgctatatgtatggtataccgatgatatgatccaagatgatcgagtatgacaatcttaatgttgtatgatgctatggttcttgcttataagctctttgcttatctttcctttttgcttaaaagcttgtttggctctttgttgtttgagctcttttctcatgcaatgcttcacgaaccaagatagcaattgtgtgtgctatgacaactttgtgacacaagagatgatacaagATATGCAACACGATATGGTATGtgtgctatgggaagtatgatcactaatgtgcacaagtcacgttgccggcaatactcaagggctagtctcgatgggtaagtgacacAAAAATAAGGCtgtggggttatcaatgcaaatgcaagaaagtatgatgatatcacgataccaagatgataccaaggtGAGGTTGATACCACAATGGTGTAGTCGTTCGTAgtagtccgtggcgaagatgagcggtggtgatgttgatgttgaaccgtacctaaatagctgaaacacaataggacacggaaaccacaactcaaattctcaaagaaaaacgggtcaaaattgtcggagttggtagcagtaaaggctatggtggtgctatgcggaagtggtggtggtatgcggaagtgtaagTGGGCACCGAAACAAAAAATGGACGAAAGTTAGGCGGTAAACGGAGTGGTGGAAGGAagtgatgctgtcaggggccggatgtccgggctggtcgccggatgtctgggctgtggatccgtggacgaactcgatgaacaccgcgtggagaggtcaaatccggggtaaaattcggaagattttgtggatggaaattggggaaaagatggtggaaagctagatctacctgcaacacacgaaatccgcggatcaaatcctacaaaacttcatcacaccaataaatcacaaaaaaaaattggggctatttttgtggtgcaattttcgaattagggacaaaatcaacaaaactaggctagaaaacaaagagagggggctccgaaatcgttatcaacgtggctcatgataccaagatgatgtagggtggaaccctatacggctgaTCTTTCAcggaaggagcggatcccaactaagaacacgaagaacacacgggaaatcacaagggaaaacataagaggaactctcaaaccaacaagatatagtcacacatatgctagatcctcgaaacacaaggggagatacaagatccaaatccaacaaaggacgatacaaagggtaaccggttcttctccgcaaggaggtcttgatggggccacccaagagggggtcttgaatccaacgtggatcgtctccgtagaggggccgcggtctctctcgaggagcagatccgtatggatgagcaatgctctatctcataTATGAGCTAAACAAATGCTAACCCTAAAAAGAGGGAGAtgggagagtatatatagtctaggggggcgaaagggtacacgggcttcggccctttactgtgcgcagacagacggggccggatgtccgggccttcccgaagggccggatgtccgggctggtggaggcagcttctgtaggttctggtgcgtggcgccggatgtccgggcttctggccggatttccgggctagggccagatgtccggggcctgtactTGTTGAGCGACTGGGAGGCTGCTGAGGaggatgctccaggggccggatgtccggggtcgtggccggatgtccggggcctgggaggtgttcttgactctttccgttggttctcttcgtcCATGGACTTGGcgacttgtccgtcttcatgtacatctccgggagggtcctcttgacacctaatcatgcatagcatatcggacttaggtagtagccatgtctcgagtggatcatatgtgatatcactaaggaaagaggTCACCTCGTTCGCGAGAGGTCTAGCtcatgctcgtgtcataggtcctcttggctcttggtAAGACGATGGTAGgtacatggggatgaccataggatgctccgcatcaaaccACCCGTAAGCTATGCATGCTGACAAACAAATATGTGTTTAATTTTTATACACTCTGAGATAGTACTGGAATCCTTGTGTGAGTGGAAGTGCACTTTGAAAGACTGTGAAACAAAGAGGCAAAACCAAGGATTCACCGCATTTTCCAAGGCAAAGGAGCCCCCAACCATACAGACAATTTCAGGTTTAGCTTGTTCAGTTGCGGTGTGGGAACATGAGAATACCTAAGTCATCCCATCTGTCTAACCATTTTTTTGTTACTTTGTTCAAGGATGATATCACGTTTAGTAGAGGCGTCACTCCTGGCATAAAAAGAGTTACTGAAAATCAATGAAAATTCAGTTTTGCCCTGACATTTTAAATAGAAAGCCGGTTCTACTCAAGCTAATGAAAGACAACTATTTTTTCAAGGATAACTAATGATGAAAATCTGAACTAACACACTGCGGAACTTTTTGTATACCCATGTATGGCAGTCCAAAATGACTTGCAATGAAAACAAAAGAACAACACCAACGCATCGGTCATGAGACAAGTGACTTTTTTCAAGGATATCTAATGTTGTAAAACTGAACACACTGCAGAATTTTTTGTAGAACAAATAGCAGCCTAGAAAGATTTGCAATGCCCAAAAAAAGTTTAGGTCGCATCGACAATACGGTGAGATAGGTGACTTTGATAGGTAGTGAGATAACACCAAGGTCCAGCCACTGCACTTTTGTGGAAGCAAAACACACCTGCACTTTATCAATATTAATCCTAACAGCCTAATCCTATCTGAAGTAACCTTATTGTATACTGAAAGAACAAGAACATCTATGACCTGTAATGTGAAGTGCTGGTCGTTGATTTGTACCTCCGTTCGTCGCCTTGTACTACTTGCTGAACTTGTTGTTGATGTACCTGCACACAGACCATCCAATTGCTTAAAGCAGCGAAATGACACTATAGATGAATCAGATAAGACGGGACTGGAGTCTGGCCATGCTAGTTCATCAGTGACGTCTTCTCGACCCTAAGGAACAGTGGTGTGCTATCCAAACCACCGCTTTGGAAATCAAAGCACAAGTTGCCTTTCCTGACCCCGTCCGCCGAGGCACGACACCATCGACCCAGCGTCGATGGCGTGCTATGCAGCAGTAAGAAATGCACACATATTGGTGCGCACAACTTCTAGCTAGGTAACTTAGCACCACCCTCATGATACAACACACCTCCCTGATGTAATACTGAAGTATGGTGAATTAAGCTGCAAAAAATTTGTGTGAAATTCCTCTCACAAGTATCTTGAAATTCAACTTGCAATAAGAACATTCGTATGTCATAATCATTGTCGCATACTTGCATCTCCAGCTAGTCTAACAGCAACAGCGGCGCCTCACGACTCGATAATATTTACAATTATTCTGAAGAATGGTAGTCCATAGCTTATAAGGAGCATGTGTATGATCTGAGTGAAGTTAGTGAACTATAAAGGAAGGCCGTGTCTGAAACAGTTCAATTCCTATAGAAGAGGAATTTTCCCAGCAAAGGTTCACAATCTTCATGAAATAAAGAACGACATGCCAATATGAAAATAACTAAGAACTTTGAGTCTTCGGCGTCATGTTCCCTTTTATAATTCTTGGCTGCTTACATTTTATGGAATATAATGTTAATCAGTAAGTGTTTTAGGTATTGAACAACCAAAAAAATAATTAGCGATACACATACAACATGATATATGAACACACACAAAATCTGCATGTGAATCAAATTGACAACTGATTTGGCCAACTGCTGCCGCCATCCGCATCTTCTTAACTTAATCAAGGGAAATGGTTGCATAGGGTAAGTCCACGAATAATCACATCTTGAATAAAATCAAATCAACTAAGTGTGCTTCTCAATAAATGCGAAATAAAGAGAGGAAGAAAATTCACCCAGGTCTTGAAGCAGTCCATGGAGAGAGAGAAAAGAGGATGGGGGCATCGCTCCTTGATGTCCAGGGGCCTCCTCTGCCTCTTCTTGACCCCGTGAGGTAGCTTCCCTAGAGACAAAGGGACCCAGGAAGAAACCTACAGGAAGATTAGCACCTCAAAATAAACACGGGAACACCCGAGCAGCCGACTTAGTAAAACCACAAAGAGAAAAAAAGGGGGGAGGAATAAGGGGAAGAAGCAAAGCAAGTGGGGAGGAGCATGACGGCTAGGGTTTTCTACCTCCAGCTCTTCCTTGGACTTGCTCATCGGTGAAACCATGGAACGGTGGTCTCCACCACCTACAGCCTCTTGAAGCTGAGGGAGCCCTCGATTCGGAGCCTGCCGGCGCCCATCGACGCCTTGAGGAAcgtggcctcctcctttgccaCCAGACGAGGCCGCCATCGCTTGTGCTGTCGTCGTCTTCCATGGGACACGAGAAGAGGCGAGGGATCAGGCTTACCTCAGATCCTGCCATCTATCCCTGTGGCGGCGCCGGTGGAAGGCCATATATCAAAGCCGCCAAGTCGCCTTCTCCTCCCACCCAATTCTCCCTCGAGGTGCACGGCCGCCGGCGTGCTCGCAGCCGcgtcccctcctccttctcctccgcccacgttctccttctccttttcctcCACTCCACCTTCACAGACGCTGGGAGAGGATAGGTTGCGTGTTTTGGGAGAGGAAGGGTGGGGGCTCGAGGCGACTTCCTGACTCTCTCTTTCTTCTCGGCGAAGCAAACGAGCAGCGCCGGGCAATCTTTTTGTGATGACATGGACACGCCAAGACACCCAATTGGACATCATGAACAGAAACGCCCCTGACGACGTGGACAGTGAGAGGAGGCGCCATTAGCGCGACGCTTATTCGGTTTGGTTGTTACCTTACCCCCGTACAATGGATTTTTCAGAAGCTCCAGCGACCCCTTACACATTTGAGAGATGGGTGTTTGATACTACGATTCATGATAAAATCGGAAGGCAAAGGTCTCAGATTCTTTTCTTTTCAACCAGTATGGATAAACACGCAAAAAAGATGCCGTTGACCGTTCACGCCTAGCGGCTCTACAGTTTCTTTTACACTTACGGCTTCATTCCTTGGTTCAAAGGTTACTCCACCAATTTTACATGTAAGCCGTTCGTGATGTGCCAACAGGCTGATGTAGTAAAATGCAGATATCTTCATACGGTAAGTTGAGCAAAGCGCACATGTGTTGTTGTGTCAATGGAAGCAAAGAATAATGTGCCGGCGGAAACAACCCTTTCTTTAATTGTTGGGCCTACTTtcaagatgatgatggtggtgttCGAAATGGCATCAGCAATCAAACAGATCATGCCAGGCTGAAATCGGTTTATTACTTGTGTCGCAACTCACAAACATCTCATAATTTTACACCAACAACCAGAAACATTACAATAGAATAACTGGAGTCAAGTGGGTTTCTGCCAAAGTGAAATCACGTTCATTGACAACCATACACCCATGACAGCATGTCAAATAGTCGAAGTTTTTGTGTCCCAGTTTCATGAATCTTTTGGGCAGATCGTATTATCATATAGAAAATAATCTGAGTACAAACTATATGGAGCAACCATGGTCCACCTGTTTATTATTGCCTTCTGCTGCGAGCTATCTCCCGAGCCCTTTCACGAAGTTCTTCGGGCGGTGGTGGTCGTGGGCCTTCTGGAGGGTAAACCACATAAGGACGCTGCAATAGGAGCAAAACAAAGTACAAATTCAAGCTTTTGTAACGCGTCAAAAGGAACGAAAGGGAGGGAATGTACAAAAAGGGATACATGAAAGCACATGGTGAACAAGGCTTGCTTATGATAACTTCGTGGTGCAACAGAACAACAAATAGTTGTAGGAAGTATTGTTATGGTGCAACCTGTATTACTAGGAGGCCCAAGCCTGCATATATAAGATGTACAAGAAGATGCCAAAAGACTAGAATACAAAATGCCAAAAGGCCAAAATGCCAAAagcctgtattcgagccctcgaggcccctggcttgtaatataaagcttgtattattttatttgtgtctagagttgtgttgtgacatcttccggtgagtccctgatcttgatcgtacacatttgcgtgtatgattagtgtatggtcgaatcgggggcatcacaggtTGGTataagagccgactgcctgtaggattcctgtttccaactccttggctgaagtcgagtctagtcttcaaaaaactgatttactaatatggctgtgtggcttacgggcccacgtcgccattgggtggtattaggatcttttattcctcgtctatactctgggaatctgatctctcttctattcgggttaaatgattttgctaactctaactctaggttctcgtaaacactttctcccggagagcccctcacttcagatgattgcttggtgcaccgtaAGATTCTGaaaatactctccgatgttttcccGATACCCTTGTACCCTTCACTGTTGCGATCCCTACCACTGATAAATCCTTATGGGTAACTACCTACAATGTCGTTCATACCTTCacccccagttgctcttgttattacaagatgccccgaatcACTCTATGTTGTCCTAAGAATCCATtgagcctactgccttgcagttccttgccgcatAACTACCCCTACGGATAGTTACTCGCGCTTGTTAAGTATCCGTTCGCccacagttgttcatgtgtttcacaaaattctttggaatactattcgatcttccaaaaatcctcaatATCCTATTGCTCTTGTTCCTCCCTATCTGCTTGCATTAGGGTTACTTCCacatgtctagcaatattcattagcatCCCTTGTCATCTTAATTTCAAGCATTTGATTTGATATGTTTGTGAATGTTTGCAATCATCAATCACAGTTATAATTCTTCCCTTCGGCTTAAACATCACCCCGGACATGAGCTAGTGTTCGAAAAATCAAGCCTTGATTGATTGTCACTCtgagtctattcaacttatccatccttatcAGAGCATTTTCTTCTGATCTCTTGAATTGGAAATTGTAATTCTGTTAAATTTGagatttgaattagtcagttgattttacaatccgatctccttgcattctttcttcttctggttgagtactgttgctcacatcagatccctcgtggaccaccagatcctttgttgggttttatccgacaacgtccttcatattcagtaaccttgtgagcctttgctcagatacataatgcctttggtaaattgtatcctcctctcttgtcaaccatactctgcttccgggcttgagttatttactcgtgAAGTTTGTGGTGTATGTTCATAAGATGCCCCagtgggttgaacctacgccttccctaatctgtgtgaagcCGAAGATTATGCGAGTTATATCTACTAGCGTTTCTTCGGATAAATTTTGACCACTTCAACGTCATCAAAGACGAGAAgtaaatggaaggttatgcattgatgaagtgggagtcgaccttaaacctttgtgttcatgcccatagacccgatgtggaacttatcatggaagcttcttgttataataataatccccttgtgataagttcatcttgtatctataattggtcctttgcaaccgtggttccgaccatgattgttctcctttgattccatttctcg
This region of Triticum aestivum cultivar Chinese Spring chromosome 2D, IWGSC CS RefSeq v2.1, whole genome shotgun sequence genomic DNA includes:
- the LOC123052686 gene encoding uncharacterized protein isoform X5, giving the protein MAASSGGKGGGHVPQGVDGRRQAPNRGLPQLQEAVGGGDHRSMVSPMSKSKEELEVSSWVPLSLGKLPHGVKKRQRRPLDIKERCPHPLFSLSMDCFKTWVHQQQVQQVVQGDERSMHSLRVV
- the LOC123052686 gene encoding uncharacterized protein isoform X3, with product MAASSGGKGGGHVPQGVDGRRQAPNRGLPQLQEAVGGGDHRSMVSPMSKSKEELEVSSWVPLSLGKLPHGVKKRQRRPLDIKERCPHPLFSLSMDCFKTWVHQQQVQQVVQGDERRYKSTTSTSHYSMHSLRVV
- the LOC123052686 gene encoding uncharacterized protein isoform X1, with translation MAASSGGKGGGHVPQGVDGRRQAPNRGLPQLQEAVGGGDHRSMVSPMSKSKEELEVSSWVPLSLGKLPHGVKKRQRRPLDIKERCPHPLFSLSMDCFKTWVHQQQVQQVVQGDERRYKSTTSTSHYRCVLLPQKCSGWTLVLSHYLSKSPISPYCRCDLNFFWALQIFLGCYLFYKKFCSVFSFTTLDILEKSHLSHDRCVGVVLLFSLQVILDCHTWVYKKFRSVLVQIFIISYP
- the LOC123052686 gene encoding uncharacterized protein isoform X2 translates to MAASSGGKGGGHVPQGVDGRRQAPNRGLPQLQEAVGGGDHRSMVSPMSKSKEELEVSSWVPLSLGKLPHGVKKRQRRPLDIKERCPHPLFSLSMDCFKTWVHQQQVQQVVQGDERRYKSTTSTSHYRIRVVQILLKTF
- the LOC123052686 gene encoding uncharacterized protein isoform X4 produces the protein MAASSGGKGGGHVPQGVDGRRQAPNRGLPQLQEAVGGGDHRSMVSPMSKSKEELEVSSWVPLSLGKLPHGVKKRQRRPLDIKERCPHPLFSLSMDCFKTWVHQQQVQQVVQGDERRIRVVQILLKTF